One genomic region from Ornithinicoccus hortensis encodes:
- a CDS encoding CbiQ family ECF transporter T component yields MSSSWGSGAARLIGVHWPGDSWLHRLPAGAKVGGLVVAVAVLLWMDEPYAVGAALLLSLLVLASARVPWRWLGAPARAVGLMLLLVGAFQVWVLGWEAAVVGVCRIAAMLVLAWTVSLTTPVTAMLDLLRRLLGPLRLVRVDPDRVAMTIALAIRSIPLVLAAVEQADQARLARGQRRSLTALVVPTVVRTVRISDALGDALIARGYGAEEPAPRRGAE; encoded by the coding sequence ATGTCGAGCTCCTGGGGTAGCGGCGCGGCGCGCCTCATCGGGGTGCACTGGCCGGGCGACTCGTGGCTGCACCGGTTGCCGGCCGGGGCCAAGGTGGGCGGCCTGGTGGTCGCGGTGGCCGTGTTGCTCTGGATGGACGAGCCGTATGCCGTGGGGGCCGCGCTCCTGCTCTCCCTCCTGGTGCTCGCCTCGGCCCGGGTGCCGTGGCGCTGGTTGGGGGCCCCCGCCCGTGCCGTCGGCCTGATGCTCCTGCTGGTCGGCGCGTTCCAGGTGTGGGTGCTCGGGTGGGAGGCCGCCGTGGTCGGGGTGTGCCGGATCGCGGCCATGCTCGTGCTCGCCTGGACCGTCTCGCTGACCACCCCGGTCACCGCCATGCTGGACCTGTTGCGGAGGTTGCTGGGCCCGCTGCGGCTGGTGCGGGTGGACCCCGACCGGGTGGCGATGACGATCGCCCTGGCGATCCGGAGCATCCCCCTGGTGCTGGCGGCCGTGGAGCAGGCGGACCAGGCCCGCCTGGCCCGTGGGCAGCGCCGGTCCCTGACGGCACTGGTCGTCCCGACGGTCGTGCGGACCGTGCGCATCTCCGACGCGCTGGGGGACGCCCTGATCGCCCGCGGCTACGGCGCCGAGGAACCTGCCCCGCGGCGGGGAGCGGAGTAG
- a CDS encoding AMP-binding protein, producing MRGVEMESYAQGETEPLLEETIGANFERTVAAHADREALVEVATGRRWSWSELNRDVDALARGLMAAGVEKGDRIGIWAPNCAEWTLTQYATAKIGAILVNVNPSYRTHEFAYAVNQSGMRMLLAASSFKTSDYRGMVEQTAAECPALERVVYVDTDDWGNLLAEGEGLHTDAVAERMATLSPTDPINIQYTSGTTGRPKGATLSHRNILNNGFFVTELINFTEQDRLCIPVPFYHCFGMVMANIGCTTHGSTMIIPGPGFAAEDTLRAVAAERCTALYGVPTMFIAMQNHPTFAEHDLSTLRTGIMAGSPCPVEVMKKCVDLMHMSEVSICYGMTETSPVSTQTRSDDDLERRTETIGRVHPNLEIKIVDPVSGEVVPRGETGELCTRGYSVMVGYWEEPAKTDEVLDADGWMHTGDLAVMREDGYCIVVGRSKDMVIRGGENIYPREIEEFLYGHPDIQDVQVVGVPDEKYGEELCAWVQLREGAEPLTAEAVREYATGKLAHYKIPRYVMVVEEFPITVTGKVRKVEMRKVSTEKLGL from the coding sequence ATGAGAGGAGTCGAGATGGAGTCCTACGCCCAGGGCGAGACGGAGCCGCTGCTGGAGGAAACGATCGGCGCGAACTTCGAGCGGACAGTCGCCGCCCACGCAGACCGCGAGGCGCTGGTCGAGGTCGCGACCGGCCGGCGGTGGTCTTGGTCCGAGCTGAACCGCGACGTGGATGCCCTCGCCCGGGGACTGATGGCCGCCGGGGTGGAGAAGGGTGACCGCATCGGCATCTGGGCACCCAACTGTGCCGAGTGGACGCTGACCCAGTACGCCACCGCCAAGATCGGCGCGATCCTGGTCAACGTCAACCCGTCGTACCGCACGCACGAGTTCGCCTACGCGGTGAACCAGAGCGGTATGCGGATGCTGCTGGCGGCGAGCAGCTTCAAGACGAGCGACTACCGCGGCATGGTCGAGCAGACCGCCGCGGAGTGCCCGGCCCTGGAACGGGTGGTCTACGTGGACACCGACGACTGGGGCAACCTCCTCGCCGAGGGTGAGGGACTGCATACCGACGCCGTCGCCGAGCGGATGGCCACGCTGTCGCCCACGGATCCGATCAACATCCAGTACACGTCCGGCACGACCGGCCGCCCGAAGGGTGCCACCCTCAGCCACCGCAACATCCTGAACAACGGGTTCTTCGTCACCGAGCTGATCAACTTCACCGAGCAGGACCGGCTCTGCATACCGGTGCCGTTCTACCACTGCTTCGGCATGGTGATGGCCAACATCGGCTGCACGACCCACGGCTCCACCATGATCATCCCCGGTCCGGGATTCGCGGCCGAGGACACGTTGCGCGCCGTGGCCGCGGAGCGGTGCACCGCCCTGTACGGCGTGCCGACGATGTTCATCGCGATGCAGAACCACCCGACCTTCGCCGAGCACGACCTGTCGACGCTGCGGACCGGCATCATGGCCGGCTCGCCGTGCCCGGTCGAGGTGATGAAGAAGTGCGTCGACCTGATGCACATGTCGGAGGTCTCGATCTGCTACGGGATGACCGAGACCTCCCCGGTGAGCACCCAGACCCGGTCCGACGACGACCTGGAACGGCGCACCGAGACGATCGGACGGGTTCATCCCAACCTGGAGATCAAGATCGTCGACCCGGTGAGCGGTGAGGTCGTGCCGCGCGGGGAGACCGGTGAACTCTGCACCCGCGGCTACTCGGTGATGGTGGGCTACTGGGAGGAGCCGGCGAAGACCGACGAGGTGCTGGACGCCGACGGCTGGATGCACACCGGCGACCTGGCGGTGATGCGGGAGGACGGCTATTGCATCGTCGTCGGACGGAGCAAGGACATGGTGATCCGGGGCGGGGAGAACATCTATCCCCGCGAAATCGAGGAGTTCCTCTACGGTCACCCCGACATCCAGGACGTCCAGGTGGTCGGCGTCCCCGACGAGAAGTACGGCGAGGAGTTGTGCGCCTGGGTCCAGCTCAGGGAGGGTGCTGAGCCGTTGACCGCCGAGGCGGTCCGTGAGTACGCCACCGGCAAGCTGGCGCACTACAAGATCCCGCGCTACGTCATGGTGGTCGAGGAGTTCCCGATCACCGTCACCGGCAAGGTACGCAAGGTCGAGATGCGGAAGGTCTCCACGGAGAAACTCGGCCTGTGA